In Dromaius novaehollandiae isolate bDroNov1 chromosome 3, bDroNov1.hap1, whole genome shotgun sequence, the following are encoded in one genomic region:
- the MAD2L1BP gene encoding MAD2L1-binding protein, producing the protein MVPRGGGHSNPRWPPAAAQKMAVPGGAERLCVLAVAPPVPPGRATAALSPLFAAEALPAAAAPERGGGARSRQSGAAAAGCPSVSVVFPGAVSRESCCRFACELLKHVLHQRHQLPLPYEQLAYFCRRAAQDGDMIKKPPSIDMASKKCQQVLMELEGVLQHLEVMFSLTLVPRVLILLGGNAMSPKELYELNLEGICLGSAEESLKTPFCVRKLFHSLFIADVFSELKVLPVVGTVVMLQGHRDCGVDWFRPKLNYKVPTRGRKLIVNLSSDGDINISASSPQAMAPAWEDYIWFQAPVTLKGFHE; encoded by the exons ATggtgccccgcggcggcggccatTCAAATCCGCGCTGGCCACCAGCCGCCGCTCAGAAAATGGCGGTGCCAGGCGGCGCGGAGAGGCTTTGCGTCCTGGCGGTAGCTCCCCCTGTGCCTCCTGGGCGGGCGACCGCTGCCTTGTCCCCGCTCTTTGCGGCTgaggcgctgccggcggcggcggccccggagcgcggcggcggggcacgGTCCCGGcagagcggggcggcggcggcggggtgccCCTCGGTGTCGGTGGTGTTCCCGGGTGCCGTGAGCCGCGAGAGCTGCTGCCGCTTCGCCTGCGAGCTCCTCAAGCACGTCCTGCACCAGCGACACCAGCTGCCGCTGCCCTACGAGCAGCTCGCCTACTTCTGCCGGCGGGCGGCGCAG GATGGAGACATGATTAAGAAGCCACCCTCCATAGACATGGCAAGCAAGAAATGCCAGCAGGTGCTGATGGAGCTGGAGGGGGTGCTCCAGCACTTGGAAGTGATGTTCAGTTTGACGCTGGTTCCTCGTGTCCTTATCCTGCTTGGTGGCAATGCCATGAGCCCCAAGGAGCTTTATGAGCTCAACTTAGAGGGTATCTGTTtgggcagtgctgaggagagcCTGAAAACTCCATTTTGCGTGCGTAAGCTTTTTCACTCACTCTTCATTGCGGATGTCTTCAGTGAACTTAAGGTTCTCCCCGTCGTGGGCACTGTTGTTATGCTTCAAGGACACCGTGATTGTGGCGTTGATTGGTTCCGGCCCAAGCTCAACTACAAAGTGCCAACTCGAGGAAGGAAACTAATTGTCAACTTGTCCTCTGATGGAGACATCAATATAAGTGCCTCATCTCCTCAGGCTATGGCTCCTGCCTGGGAGGATTACATATGGTTTCAAGCACCAGTGACACTCAAGGGGTTTCATGAATGA
- the GTPBP2 gene encoding GTP-binding protein 2 → MDSRVSELFGGCCRPAGGGAGGALRGRGGAAPGGGGGSKAKKKSGRGRGAKANNPPYLPPEAEDGNIEYKLKLVNPSQYRFEHLVTQMKWRLQEGRGEAVYQIGVEDNGLLVGLSEEEMRASLKTLRRMAEKVGADITVLREREVDYDSDVPRKITEVLVRKVPDNQQFLDLRVAVLGNVDSGKSTLLGVLTQGELDNGRGRARLNLFRHLHEIQSGRTSSISFEILGFNSKGEVVNYSDSRTAEEICESSSKMITFIDLAGHHKYLKTTIFGLTSYCPDFAMLVVSANTGIAGTTREHLGLAMALKVPFFIVISKVDLCSKATVERTVKQLERILKQPGCNKLPLLVNSDDDAVTAAQQFAQSPNITPIFTLSSVSGENLDLLKVFLNILPPLTNSKEQEELMQQLTEFQVDEIYTVPEVGTVVGGTLSSGICREGENLVVGPTDDGKFLRLKVCSIQRNRSACRVLRAGQAATLALGPFDRSLLRKGMVMVSPEMNPTICSVFEAEIVLLFHATTFRKGFQVTVHVGNVRQTAIVEKIHGKDKLRTGEKAVVRFRFIKHPEYLKIGAKLLFREGVTKGIGHVTDLQAITTKENGLEESLGPGQLSF, encoded by the exons ATGGACTCGCGGGTGTCGGAGCTGTTCGGGGGCTGCTGccggccggcgggcggcggcgcgggcggggcgctgcgcgggcgcgggggggccgcgcccggcggcggtggcggctccAAGGCGAAGAAGAAgagcgggcggggccggggggccaaGGCCAACAACCCGCCGTACCTGCCGCCCGAG GCAGAAGATGGGAACATCGAGTACAAG CTAAAGCTAGTGAATCCTTCGCAATATCGCTTTGAGCACCTGGTGACACAGATGAAGTGGCGACTACAAGAAGGCCGAGGAGAGGCTGTCTATCAAATTGGCGTGGAGGACAACGGGCTGCTGGTGGGCCTCTCAGAAGAGGAGATGCGTGCCTCACTCAAGACACTGCGCCGTATGGCAGAGAA AGTTGGGGCAGACATCACAGTGCTCCGGGAGAGGGAGGTCGATTATGACAGCGATGTTCCAAGGAAGATAACTGAAGTCCTTGTCCGAAAGGTGCCTGACAACCAGCAG TTCTTAGACCTGCGAGTGGCTGTGCTGGGGAATGTGGACTCAGGGAAGTCAACTCTTTTGGGTGTCCTGACACAAGGAGAGCTGGACAACGGGAGGGGCAGAGCACGCCTCAACCTCTTCCGGCATCTTCACGAAATCCAGTCAGGAAGAACGTCGAGTATCAGCTTTGAGATCCTTGGCTTCAACAGCAAAGGAGAG GTGGTGAATTACAGTGACTCCCGGACGGCAGAAGAGATCTGTGAGAGTTCCTCCAAGATGATCACTTTCATTGATCTGGCTGGCCACCACAAGTACCTGAAAACAACCATCTTTGGCCTCACCAGCTACTGCCCAGACTTTGCTATGTTGGTGGTTAGTGCCAACACTGGCATTG CAGGCACAACGCGAGAGCACTTGGGCTTGGCAATGGCCCTCAAGGTCCCCTTCTTCATCGTCATCAGCAAAGTCGACTTGTGTTCAAAAGCCACTGTGGAACGGACAGTGAAACAGCTAGAGCGAATCCTGAAGCAGCCAGGCTGCAACAAGCTCCCCCTGCTTGTGAACTCAGATGACgatgctgtcacagcagcacagcagtttGCACAGTCTCCCAA CATCACCCCAATCTTCACACTGTCCAGCGTTTCTGGGGAGAACCTAGATCTCCTGAAAGTCTTCCTCAACATCCTTCCTCCATTGACCAACAGTAAAGAGCAGGAGGAACTAATGCAGCAGCTCACAGAGTTTCAG GTTGATGAAATCTATACTGTACCAGAGGTGGGGACTGTTGTGGGAGGAACTCTATCGAG CGGGATCTGCCGAGAAGGGGAAAACCTGGTGGTTGGTCCCACTGATGACGGGAAGTTCCTCCGGCTGAAGGTGTGCAGCATCCAGCGTAACCGCTCGGCCTGCCGTGTGCTgcgggcagggcaggcagccaCGCTGGCCCTTGGGCCCTTCGACCGCTCCCTGCTGCGCAAG GGCATGGTGATGGTGAGCCCAGAAATGAACCCCACCATCTGCTCAGTGTTTGAAGCCGAGATCGTGCTGTTGTTCCATGCCACAACTTTCCGGAAGGGGTTTCAGGTGACGGTGCATGTAGGAAATGTGCGGCAGACTGCTATTGTAGAGAAGATCCACGGAAAG GACAAGCTGCGGACAGGGGAGAAGGCAGTCGTCCGTTTCAGATTCATCAAGCATCCTGAATACTTGAAGATCGGAGCCAAGCTGCTCTTCCGTGAAGGAGTCACCAAAGGCATTGGGCATGTCACTGACCTCCAAGCCATCACCACCAAAGAAAATGGCCTGGAGGAGTCCCTAGGGCCTGGACAGCTGAGCTTCTGA